One genomic window of Longimicrobium sp. includes the following:
- a CDS encoding ATP-dependent Clp protease ATP-binding subunit — MNYNFTDRVRKVLAMAREEAIRLQHDYVGTEHILLGLIREGEGVAAAVLNNLNVDLEQVQEKVEESVRRGKATIALGELPYTSRAKKVLEFAMAEARELNHSYVGTEHLLLGLLREEKGIAAEVLTQLGVSLEDARRETLKLLGSEPNASPSVGGATPTASASGGTAAKGDKKSKTPALDHFCRDLTELARQNELDPTIGRAEEIERVMEILSRRKKNNPVLIGEPGVGKTAIVEGLAQLIAENKCPDSLRDYRVLSLDMAAVIAGTKYRGQFEERLKAVMNEISQNKNIILFIDELHTLVGAGAAEGAIDASNMLKPALARGELQCVGASTLNEYRKYIEKDGALERRFQTVNVEPPSIDEAIQIVTGLRVHYEDHHRIRIPDDVIEAAVKLSERYITDRFLPDKAIDVIDEAGARARLQTQVPPPDVEELKKQLEEVAGKKDGAIRDQDFERAAELRDYERDLQRRIQDREKSWEEERKTNRPALSEEDVAFIVSRWTGIPVTRLKQAETARLVNMEGELHQRIVGQDKAVQTIAKAIRRSRAGLKDPKRPIGSFIFAGPTGVGKTELARGLAEFLFADRNALIRVDMSEYMEKFSVSRLIGAPPGYVGYEDSGTLTKAVRRKPYSVVLLDEIEKAHPDVFNLLLQVLDEGHLTDNYGRVIDFKNTVVIMTSNLGARDIGKGPGLGFHAPSQQSQYDRMEEKVKEEIERAFNPEFINRLDDVIVFHPLTREQIGSIIFNLLADVETRLKEEELTLKLNDDAIDFMVEHGYDEKFGARPLRRAIQRYLEDPLSEKILLSEYSPGDEIEVSVAEDRQSLAFRVPSKTQTV, encoded by the coding sequence ATGAACTACAATTTCACCGACCGCGTGCGAAAGGTCCTGGCCATGGCCCGGGAAGAGGCCATCCGGCTTCAGCACGACTACGTCGGTACCGAACACATCCTGCTGGGGCTGATCCGCGAGGGCGAGGGCGTGGCCGCGGCCGTGCTGAACAACCTGAACGTCGACCTGGAGCAGGTGCAGGAAAAGGTCGAGGAGTCGGTTCGGCGGGGCAAGGCCACCATCGCGCTGGGCGAGCTTCCGTATACGTCGCGCGCCAAGAAGGTGCTGGAGTTCGCCATGGCCGAGGCCCGCGAGCTCAACCACAGCTACGTGGGCACCGAGCACCTGCTGCTGGGGCTGCTGCGCGAGGAAAAGGGCATCGCCGCCGAGGTTCTCACCCAGTTGGGCGTCAGCCTGGAAGATGCCCGGCGCGAAACGCTGAAGCTGCTGGGCTCGGAGCCCAACGCCAGCCCCTCGGTGGGCGGCGCCACGCCGACGGCCTCGGCCAGCGGCGGAACCGCGGCCAAGGGCGACAAGAAGAGCAAGACGCCGGCGCTGGACCACTTCTGCCGCGACCTGACGGAGCTGGCGCGTCAGAACGAGCTGGACCCCACCATCGGCCGCGCGGAAGAGATCGAGCGGGTGATGGAGATCCTGTCGCGCCGCAAGAAGAACAACCCCGTGCTCATCGGCGAGCCGGGGGTGGGCAAGACGGCCATCGTCGAGGGGCTGGCGCAGCTGATCGCCGAGAACAAGTGCCCCGACTCGCTGCGCGACTACCGGGTGCTTTCGCTCGACATGGCGGCCGTCATCGCCGGCACCAAGTACCGCGGCCAGTTCGAGGAGCGGCTCAAGGCGGTGATGAACGAGATCAGCCAGAACAAGAACATCATCCTGTTCATCGACGAGCTCCACACCCTGGTGGGCGCGGGCGCGGCCGAGGGCGCCATCGACGCCAGCAACATGCTGAAGCCGGCGCTGGCCCGCGGCGAGCTGCAGTGCGTGGGTGCCAGCACGCTGAACGAGTACCGCAAGTACATCGAAAAGGACGGGGCGCTGGAGCGGCGCTTCCAGACGGTGAACGTGGAACCGCCGTCCATCGACGAGGCCATCCAGATCGTCACCGGGCTGCGCGTCCATTACGAGGACCACCACCGGATCCGCATTCCGGACGACGTGATCGAGGCGGCGGTGAAGCTGTCGGAGCGCTACATCACCGACCGGTTCCTGCCGGACAAGGCCATCGACGTGATCGACGAGGCCGGGGCCCGCGCGCGCCTGCAGACGCAGGTGCCGCCGCCCGACGTCGAGGAGCTGAAGAAGCAGCTGGAAGAGGTGGCGGGGAAGAAGGACGGCGCCATCCGCGACCAGGACTTCGAGCGCGCGGCCGAGCTGCGCGACTACGAGCGAGACCTTCAGCGCCGCATCCAGGACCGCGAGAAGAGTTGGGAAGAGGAGCGGAAGACCAACCGCCCCGCGCTCAGCGAAGAGGACGTGGCGTTCATCGTCAGCCGCTGGACGGGCATTCCCGTCACGCGCCTGAAGCAGGCCGAGACGGCCCGCCTGGTGAACATGGAAGGCGAGCTGCACCAGCGGATCGTGGGGCAGGACAAGGCGGTGCAGACCATCGCCAAGGCCATCCGCCGCAGCCGGGCGGGGCTCAAGGACCCCAAGCGCCCCATCGGCTCGTTCATCTTCGCCGGCCCCACGGGCGTCGGCAAGACGGAGCTGGCGCGCGGCCTGGCGGAGTTCCTGTTCGCCGACCGCAACGCCCTGATCCGCGTCGACATGTCGGAGTACATGGAGAAGTTCTCCGTGTCGCGGCTGATCGGCGCGCCTCCGGGATACGTGGGCTACGAGGACTCGGGGACGCTGACCAAGGCCGTCCGCCGCAAGCCGTACTCGGTGGTGCTGCTCGACGAGATCGAAAAGGCGCACCCCGACGTGTTCAACCTGCTGCTGCAGGTGCTCGACGAAGGCCACCTGACCGACAACTACGGCCGGGTGATCGACTTCAAGAACACGGTGGTGATCATGACCTCCAACCTGGGCGCCCGCGACATCGGGAAGGGCCCGGGGCTGGGCTTCCACGCGCCTAGCCAGCAGTCGCAGTACGACCGCATGGAGGAGAAGGTCAAGGAGGAGATCGAGCGCGCGTTCAACCCGGAGTTCATCAACCGGCTGGACGACGTGATCGTGTTCCACCCGCTGACGCGGGAGCAGATCGGCTCCATCATCTTCAACCTCCTCGCGGACGTGGAGACCCGTCTCAAGGAGGAGGAGCTGACGCTGAAGCTGAACGACGACGCCATCGACTTCATGGTCGAGCACGGCTACGACGAGAAGTTCGGCGCGCGGCCCCTGCGCAGGGCCATCCAGCGGTACCTGGAAGACCCGCTTTCGGAAAAGATCCTCTTGTCGGAGTACAGCCCGGGCGACGAGATCGAGGTGTCGGTCGCGGAAGACCGCCAGTCGCTCGCCTTCCGGGTCCCGTCGAAAACCCAGACCGTCTAG
- a CDS encoding protein arginine kinase, protein MPNEFLDGDADAGLAWLRADGPNADIVLSTRIRLARNLQGFRFGTRADTADRREVLRQTLAASDAAPALRGGRTVTVSELGGGERQLLLERHLVSRELVGGEGHPAPSSTALIMAPGEALSVMVNEEDHLRLQNIVGGFRLRDAWRDVERLDDELGQRLPYAFHAEFGFLTSCPTNVGTGLRASVLMHLPGLVLTQEIGKVLQGISQVGLTFRGLYGEGSDVVGNFFQISNQTTLGKTEEDLIDHLQRIVHQVVQYEAQARSVLLRDAPVVIEDKVWRAYGLLRHARSASFEEVMNLLSGVRLGVGLKLIGDVRVQTLNRIMIFAQAAHLERVVDGSLPQGDPDVRRAAFVRGILASEESGATHA, encoded by the coding sequence GTGCCCAACGAGTTCCTGGACGGCGACGCCGACGCCGGCCTCGCATGGCTGCGGGCCGACGGCCCCAACGCCGACATCGTGCTTTCCACCCGCATCCGCCTGGCGCGCAACCTCCAGGGGTTCCGCTTCGGCACGCGGGCCGACACGGCGGACAGGCGCGAGGTGCTGCGCCAGACCCTGGCTGCCTCCGACGCCGCACCGGCGCTGCGCGGGGGGCGCACGGTCACCGTCTCGGAGCTGGGCGGAGGCGAGCGGCAGCTGCTGCTGGAGCGCCACCTGGTCAGCCGCGAGCTGGTGGGGGGCGAGGGGCACCCGGCGCCGTCGAGCACCGCGCTGATCATGGCGCCCGGCGAGGCGCTGAGCGTAATGGTGAACGAGGAAGACCACCTGCGCCTGCAGAACATCGTGGGCGGGTTTCGCCTGCGCGACGCCTGGCGCGACGTGGAGCGGCTGGACGACGAGCTGGGCCAGCGGCTGCCCTACGCCTTTCACGCGGAGTTCGGCTTCCTCACCAGCTGCCCCACCAACGTGGGCACGGGCCTGCGCGCGTCCGTCCTGATGCACCTACCGGGGCTGGTGCTGACGCAGGAGATCGGCAAAGTGCTGCAGGGGATCAGCCAGGTGGGGCTCACCTTCCGCGGCCTGTACGGCGAGGGGAGCGACGTCGTCGGCAACTTCTTCCAGATCAGCAACCAGACGACGCTGGGGAAGACGGAGGAAGACCTGATCGACCACCTGCAGCGCATCGTGCACCAGGTGGTGCAGTACGAGGCCCAGGCGCGCTCCGTCCTGCTGCGCGACGCCCCCGTGGTGATCGAGGACAAGGTGTGGCGTGCGTACGGGTTGCTGCGCCACGCCAGGTCGGCTTCGTTCGAGGAGGTGATGAACCTTCTGAGCGGCGTACGGCTGGGCGTGGGGCTGAAACTAATCGGAGACGTACGTGTACAGACGCTCAACCGGATCATGATCTTTGCCCAGGCGGCCCACCTCGAACGCGTGGTGGATGGAAGCCTGCCCCAGGGCGATCCGGACGTGAGGCGCGCGGCGTTCGTCCGCGGCATCCTGGCGTCGGAGGAATCTGGCGCGACGCATGCGTAA
- the bamA gene encoding outer membrane protein assembly factor BamA, with protein MFSTLRGRAASAALLLFALCGAAPAAHAQDPTAPAARPAEQAPRPGFVVDTVLVRGSRRVAEATVRAQAGIRAGATMTAPLVQDAIRRLMATGQYESAEVLVRGADAGRGPLVLQVVERPLVAQIRFEGLTTVSGATVRDSSGLQENAPLNPQGVARARTLVREMLAKKGVQLLSVDTALAPAADGAVNLTFRVREGNLVALADIDFEGNSALSDETLLDAMSTKEEGFWWFRPGKWDREAFDEDLRTNLPRMYGERGYIDFAVVGDSLVVDPATGKARLIVTVSEGPQYRLGEFNVQGNSRFPSEALRETFLTQRRSVLGLPFGGQNQREAGEVFDRPALDAAAAQIEQQYRNEGYLFAQVVPTVERVPAAAGQAPRVNVTLSVSEQQPFYIRNISFKGNTTTHENVIRDRLWIVPGDVYNEQRLIQSYQAISGLGFFEAPMPMPDIQPRPELGVVDIVFNVAEKQTGSVNFGTVFGGSPYGGRRSGFSGFLGYQQPNLFGQGKTANLRAELGPGRSTLEASYTDPAIGGGRNSGSASVFRSGDRFIQFGNGRRIRTGASLQFGFPVPGQLRTRAFLGYSLSRTSYDQAQDEQCEPGTTSLFCLPNATASTLSLSVSRDTKNHPLFPTSGTRQSVTLEQTGGLLGGDANFQKLSTQAEWWVPVARLGSSPRAPTMALGVQARTGAIFGDAGPLPFERFYVGGVQFGQPLRGYEESSIGPRGYNQRCNQRLELTCLGDAFFTVTGEYALRLTDALSVSAFGDAGNVFGGVGEFNTARLYRSAGVGVTLVTPFLGAIGIDAAYGFDRPDPGWELHFKLGQSF; from the coding sequence GTGTTCTCAACTCTCCGGGGACGGGCCGCTTCGGCGGCCCTCCTCTTGTTCGCCCTCTGCGGCGCGGCACCCGCCGCGCACGCGCAGGACCCCACGGCCCCGGCGGCCCGCCCCGCGGAGCAGGCGCCGCGGCCGGGGTTCGTCGTCGACACGGTGCTGGTGCGGGGCAGCCGCCGCGTGGCCGAGGCCACCGTGCGCGCCCAGGCGGGGATCCGCGCCGGCGCCACGATGACGGCGCCGCTGGTGCAGGACGCCATCCGCCGGCTGATGGCCACCGGGCAGTACGAGTCGGCCGAGGTGCTGGTGCGCGGCGCCGACGCCGGGCGCGGCCCGCTGGTGCTGCAGGTGGTGGAGCGCCCGCTGGTGGCGCAGATCCGCTTCGAGGGGCTGACCACCGTGTCGGGCGCTACCGTGCGCGACTCGTCGGGCCTCCAGGAGAACGCCCCGCTGAATCCCCAGGGCGTGGCCCGGGCGCGCACGCTCGTCCGCGAGATGCTGGCCAAAAAGGGCGTGCAGCTGCTTTCCGTCGACACGGCGCTGGCGCCGGCGGCGGACGGGGCGGTGAACCTCACCTTCCGGGTTCGCGAGGGCAACCTGGTGGCCCTGGCCGACATCGACTTCGAGGGGAACAGCGCCCTGAGCGACGAGACGCTGCTGGACGCCATGAGCACCAAGGAAGAGGGCTTCTGGTGGTTCCGCCCCGGCAAGTGGGACCGCGAGGCCTTCGACGAGGACCTGCGCACCAACCTGCCGCGGATGTACGGCGAGCGGGGCTACATCGACTTCGCGGTGGTGGGCGACTCGCTGGTGGTGGACCCCGCCACCGGCAAGGCGCGGCTGATCGTCACCGTGTCCGAGGGGCCGCAGTACCGCCTGGGCGAGTTCAACGTGCAGGGCAACTCGCGGTTCCCCTCCGAGGCGCTGCGGGAAACCTTCCTGACGCAGCGCCGGTCGGTGCTGGGGCTGCCCTTCGGCGGGCAGAACCAGCGCGAGGCGGGCGAGGTGTTCGACCGCCCCGCGCTCGACGCGGCGGCCGCGCAGATCGAGCAGCAGTACCGCAACGAGGGCTACCTGTTCGCGCAGGTGGTGCCCACGGTCGAGCGGGTTCCGGCCGCCGCGGGGCAGGCCCCGCGCGTGAACGTGACGCTGTCCGTTTCCGAGCAGCAGCCGTTCTACATCCGCAACATCTCGTTCAAGGGCAACACCACCACGCACGAGAACGTGATCCGCGACAGGCTGTGGATCGTTCCGGGCGACGTGTACAACGAGCAGCGGCTGATCCAGAGCTACCAGGCCATCTCGGGGCTGGGCTTCTTCGAGGCGCCCATGCCGATGCCCGACATCCAGCCGCGGCCGGAGCTGGGCGTGGTGGACATCGTCTTCAACGTGGCCGAGAAGCAGACCGGCAGCGTGAACTTCGGCACGGTGTTCGGCGGATCGCCGTACGGAGGGCGCCGCAGCGGGTTCTCGGGGTTCCTGGGGTACCAGCAGCCCAACCTGTTCGGCCAGGGCAAGACGGCCAACCTCCGCGCCGAGCTGGGCCCCGGCCGCAGCACGCTCGAGGCCAGCTACACCGACCCGGCCATCGGCGGCGGGCGCAACTCCGGCAGCGCGTCGGTGTTCCGCTCGGGCGACCGCTTCATCCAGTTCGGCAACGGCCGGCGCATCCGCACGGGTGCCTCGCTGCAGTTCGGCTTCCCGGTTCCGGGGCAGCTGCGCACGCGGGCCTTCCTGGGCTACTCGCTGTCGCGGACGTCGTACGACCAGGCGCAGGACGAGCAGTGCGAGCCGGGGACCACCAGCCTGTTCTGCCTTCCCAATGCCACGGCGAGCACGCTTTCGCTTTCCGTGTCGCGCGACACCAAGAACCACCCGCTCTTCCCCACGTCGGGAACGCGGCAGTCGGTGACGCTGGAGCAGACGGGCGGCCTTCTGGGCGGCGACGCCAACTTCCAGAAGCTGTCGACGCAGGCCGAGTGGTGGGTGCCCGTGGCCCGCCTGGGCAGCAGCCCGCGCGCGCCGACCATGGCGCTGGGCGTTCAGGCGCGCACCGGCGCCATCTTCGGCGATGCGGGCCCGCTGCCGTTCGAGCGGTTCTACGTGGGCGGCGTGCAGTTCGGCCAGCCGCTGCGCGGCTACGAGGAGTCGTCGATCGGCCCGCGCGGCTACAACCAGCGGTGCAACCAGCGCCTGGAGCTCACCTGCCTGGGCGACGCGTTCTTCACCGTCACCGGCGAGTACGCGCTGCGCCTGACGGACGCGCTGTCGGTGTCGGCGTTCGGCGACGCGGGCAACGTGTTCGGCGGTGTGGGCGAGTTCAACACGGCGCGGCTGTACCGCAGCGCTGGCGTGGGCGTTACGCTGGTGACCCCGTTCCTGGGCGCCATCGGCATCGACGCCGCGTACGGCTTCGACCGGCCCGATCCGGGCTGGGAGCTCCACTTCAAGCTGGGCCAGTCGTTCTGA
- a CDS encoding UvrB/UvrC motif-containing protein, producing MLCENCGKNEAAIHLTQIQNNEMTTRHLCEVCAEGMGLSSGSSASAPLADFIAQMGKGMLAETVSQPGTCPACGLSLADFKKTGRLGCARCWSAFDASLRGLLRKLHGGTQHSGKVYLPPHPSESDRTARIVSLRRSLARAVESEDFERAAGLRDQIRRLEAGQEA from the coding sequence ATGCTGTGTGAAAACTGCGGCAAGAACGAGGCGGCCATCCACCTCACGCAGATCCAGAACAACGAGATGACGACGCGCCACCTGTGCGAGGTGTGCGCGGAGGGGATGGGATTGTCATCGGGAAGCAGCGCCAGCGCGCCACTGGCCGACTTCATCGCGCAGATGGGGAAGGGGATGCTGGCCGAGACGGTGTCGCAGCCCGGCACCTGCCCCGCCTGCGGCCTGTCGTTGGCCGACTTCAAGAAGACGGGGCGGCTGGGGTGCGCGCGCTGCTGGTCGGCGTTCGACGCGTCGCTTCGCGGGCTGCTGCGCAAGCTGCACGGCGGCACCCAGCACAGCGGCAAGGTGTACCTGCCCCCCCACCCCTCGGAAAGCGACCGCACCGCCCGCATCGTCAGCCTGCGCCGCAGCCTGGCGCGCGCCGTGGAGTCCGAGGACTTCGAGCGGGCCGCGGGGCTGCGCGACCAGATCCGCCGGCTCGAAGCCGGCCAGGAGGCCTAG
- a CDS encoding ABC transporter ATP-binding protein, producing MSSESLDRPGDELVADEAPMESAVLPEPTGDAAPRRSFDGVEPSISARGVRKSYVGGDGTPIHVLDGVDLDVRPGEMVSVIGASGSGKSTLLHVLGALDRPDEGAVSVGGVPVATLNEQGMAELRAKRVGFVFQFHHLLREFSALENVMMPQLIAGTGEGKARERARELLDLVGLAGRLEHKPSQLSGGEQQRVAVARALANRPLVLLADEPSGNLDPSTSDRLHEHLFRVCREEGAAMVLVTHDLALAARADRVLRLLGGQLVDAGPDAAGAAA from the coding sequence ATGAGTAGCGAATCGCTGGACCGCCCGGGGGACGAGCTGGTCGCCGACGAGGCGCCGATGGAGTCCGCCGTCCTGCCCGAGCCGACAGGCGATGCCGCGCCGCGGCGCTCGTTCGACGGGGTGGAGCCGTCCATCAGCGCCCGGGGCGTACGCAAATCGTACGTGGGGGGCGACGGAACGCCCATCCACGTGCTGGACGGCGTGGACCTGGACGTGCGGCCGGGGGAGATGGTGTCGGTGATCGGCGCGTCCGGCTCCGGCAAGTCGACGCTGCTCCACGTCCTGGGCGCGCTGGACCGGCCCGACGAGGGCGCCGTGTCGGTGGGCGGCGTGCCCGTCGCCACGCTCAACGAGCAGGGGATGGCGGAGCTGCGGGCCAAGCGGGTGGGCTTCGTCTTCCAGTTTCACCACCTCCTGCGCGAGTTCAGCGCGCTGGAGAACGTGATGATGCCGCAGCTGATCGCCGGCACGGGCGAGGGGAAGGCGCGGGAGCGGGCCAGGGAGCTGCTGGACCTGGTCGGACTGGCGGGGCGGCTGGAGCACAAGCCGTCGCAGCTGTCCGGCGGCGAGCAGCAGCGCGTGGCCGTGGCGCGCGCGCTCGCCAACCGCCCCCTGGTGCTGCTCGCGGACGAGCCCTCGGGGAACCTGGACCCGTCCACGAGCGACCGGCTTCACGAGCACCTGTTCCGCGTCTGCCGCGAGGAGGGCGCCGCCATGGTGCTGGTGACGCACGACCTGGCCCTTGCCGCGCGGGCGGACCGCGTCCTGCGGTTGCTGGGCGGCCAGCTGGTCGACGCCGGCCCTGATGCCGCCGGGGCGGCCGCGTGA
- a CDS encoding ABC transporter permease: MSLEWRIARRYLSSRRGTRFLSLITLIAIGGVAVGVMALIIVTAVMNGLQNELRRGILGVNPHVFVLTYGEGMKMPGWRGPVQDVRKIEGVVAAGPFVHTEVGLRNRGGYSEGAVLRGIVADGEGSGVTDIPKLMSQSRVSFGPTRSGLAPIAVGVGLAGRLGLIPGDTVTVISFSNVRMTPMGPMPRMELFEFVGGLKTGMWEYDNKFSYTSLAAAQHLTGLDDAVSGLEVRLQDPQDAAEISRAIDRQLDLPYRTENWMTMNAPLFNALKLEKLALFLILLLIVIVAAFNIVSTLVMVVTDKTREIGILKSMGMTSRRILRLFMVQGLVIGMVGATIGGIGGVLVAWLTDHFRLIRIPGEIYFVSHLPVKVNPVDLVGILLATVVISFLATVYPAWQAARLDPVEAIRHE; encoded by the coding sequence ATGAGCCTGGAGTGGCGCATCGCCAGGCGCTATCTCTCCTCGCGGCGGGGGACCAGGTTCCTGTCGCTGATCACGCTGATCGCCATCGGCGGCGTGGCCGTGGGGGTGATGGCGCTGATCATCGTGACCGCGGTGATGAACGGGCTGCAGAACGAGCTCCGCCGCGGCATCCTGGGCGTCAATCCGCACGTGTTCGTCCTCACCTACGGCGAGGGGATGAAGATGCCCGGCTGGCGTGGCCCCGTGCAGGACGTGCGGAAGATCGAGGGCGTGGTGGCGGCCGGACCCTTCGTCCATACCGAGGTGGGGCTGCGCAACCGCGGCGGATACTCGGAGGGGGCGGTGCTCCGCGGGATCGTCGCGGACGGCGAAGGCTCGGGGGTCACCGACATTCCCAAGCTGATGAGCCAGAGCCGCGTCAGCTTCGGGCCCACTCGCAGCGGGCTGGCGCCGATTGCCGTGGGCGTGGGGCTGGCCGGCCGGCTGGGGCTGATTCCCGGCGACACGGTGACGGTCATCTCCTTCAGCAACGTGCGGATGACGCCCATGGGGCCCATGCCCCGGATGGAGCTCTTCGAGTTCGTCGGCGGCCTGAAGACCGGGATGTGGGAGTACGACAACAAGTTCTCGTACACCAGCCTTGCCGCCGCGCAGCACCTTACGGGGCTGGACGACGCGGTGTCGGGACTGGAGGTGCGGCTGCAGGACCCGCAGGACGCAGCTGAGATCTCCAGGGCCATCGACCGACAGCTGGACCTCCCGTATCGCACCGAGAACTGGATGACCATGAACGCGCCGCTCTTCAACGCGCTCAAGCTGGAGAAGCTGGCCCTGTTTCTCATCCTGCTGCTGATCGTGATCGTCGCCGCCTTCAACATCGTCTCCACCCTGGTGATGGTGGTGACTGACAAGACGCGCGAGATCGGCATCCTGAAGTCGATGGGAATGACTTCGCGCCGCATCCTGCGCCTGTTCATGGTGCAGGGGCTGGTGATCGGCATGGTGGGCGCCACCATCGGCGGCATCGGCGGCGTGCTGGTGGCCTGGCTGACGGACCACTTTCGCCTGATCCGCATTCCCGGGGAGATCTACTTCGTCAGCCACCTGCCGGTGAAGGTGAACCCGGTGGACCTGGTGGGCATCCTGCTCGCCACGGTGGTGATCTCGTTCCTGGCGACGGTGTATCCCGCCTGGCAGGCCGCGCGCCTGGACCCCGTGGAGGCGATCCGCCATGAGTAG
- the lysS gene encoding lysine--tRNA ligase, whose amino-acid sequence MASDELTPGEEHLSDERVVADRLAKLSRLRERGVEPYAYSYDDPDSAQGAIDLLLAKELSDPLEDDGKELWVRVAGRIVSKRVMGKSTFAHLADRTGKIQLYFRVNDLAQDYELIDLLDLGDWIGAEGKVFRTRTSEVSVWVSSFKLLAKALRPLPLGKEEVHAETGERIVHSGFTDVEARYRQRYADLAVNPEVRATFVLRALIVSALRRFLDERGFIEVETPILQPLYGGALARPFTTHHNALDMQLYLRIADELYLKRLIVGGMERVYEIGKDFRNEGLSRFHNPEFTMLEFYAAYLDYEGVMRLTEELLSHVAREALGDRPVSFGGHEISFAAPFARYTMFEALQEIGGVDVPGSTEDELRDRVRTLGFSADDVKAMGRGKLIDELFGALVEPKLIQPTFITDYPREMSPLAKPKRGDEALTERFELIVAGKELCNAYSELNDPIDQRERFEAQKRLALAGDEETQPIDEDFLRAMEFGMPPTGGFGMGVDRLTMILSGQPSIRDVILFPTMRPE is encoded by the coding sequence ATGGCCAGTGACGAGCTGACGCCGGGCGAGGAGCACCTTTCCGACGAGCGCGTCGTCGCCGACCGCCTCGCCAAGCTTTCCCGCCTGCGCGAGCGGGGCGTGGAGCCATACGCCTATTCGTACGACGATCCAGATTCCGCCCAAGGAGCGATTGACTTGCTCTTGGCCAAGGAGCTTAGCGATCCGCTCGAGGATGACGGCAAGGAACTCTGGGTCCGGGTAGCAGGGCGAATCGTCAGCAAGCGCGTGATGGGCAAGAGCACATTCGCACATCTAGCGGACCGTACGGGCAAGATTCAGCTCTATTTCCGGGTCAATGATTTGGCTCAGGATTATGAGTTGATCGATCTGCTGGATCTTGGTGACTGGATCGGGGCTGAAGGCAAGGTCTTCCGGACACGGACGAGCGAGGTCTCCGTGTGGGTCTCGTCCTTTAAGCTCTTGGCCAAGGCGCTGCGTCCGCTCCCCCTGGGCAAGGAAGAGGTGCACGCGGAGACAGGGGAGCGGATCGTCCACTCGGGGTTCACGGACGTGGAGGCGCGCTACCGCCAGCGCTACGCCGACCTGGCGGTGAATCCCGAGGTGCGTGCGACCTTCGTCCTGCGGGCGCTGATCGTCAGTGCGCTGCGGCGGTTCCTGGACGAGCGCGGGTTCATCGAGGTGGAGACGCCCATCCTGCAGCCGCTGTACGGCGGCGCGCTGGCGCGGCCCTTCACCACGCACCACAACGCGCTGGACATGCAGCTGTACCTGCGCATCGCCGACGAGCTGTACCTGAAGCGGCTGATCGTGGGCGGCATGGAGCGGGTGTACGAGATCGGCAAGGACTTCCGCAACGAGGGGCTCAGCCGCTTTCACAACCCCGAGTTCACCATGCTGGAGTTCTACGCCGCGTACCTGGACTACGAGGGCGTCATGCGGCTCACGGAAGAGCTGCTGAGCCACGTGGCCCGCGAGGCTTTGGGCGACCGTCCCGTCAGCTTCGGCGGGCACGAGATCTCATTCGCGGCGCCCTTCGCGCGCTACACCATGTTCGAGGCGCTGCAGGAGATCGGCGGCGTGGACGTCCCCGGGTCGACTGAGGACGAGCTTCGCGATCGAGTCCGCACGCTCGGCTTTTCCGCGGACGACGTGAAGGCGATGGGCCGCGGCAAGCTGATCGACGAGCTGTTCGGCGCGCTGGTGGAGCCGAAGCTCATCCAGCCGACGTTCATCACCGACTATCCGCGTGAGATGTCGCCCCTGGCCAAGCCCAAGCGAGGCGACGAGGCGCTGACGGAGCGGTTCGAGCTGATCGTCGCCGGCAAGGAGCTGTGCAACGCCTACAGCGAGTTGAACGACCCCATCGACCAGCGCGAGCGCTTCGAGGCGCAGAAGCGGCTGGCGCTGGCGGGTGACGAGGAGACGCAGCCCATCGACGAAGACTTCCTTCGGGCCATGGAGTTCGGTATGCCCCCCACCGGCGGGTTCGGGATGGGGGTAGACCGGCTGACGATGATCCTTTCCGGCCAGCCGTCCATCCGCGACGTGATCCTGTTCCCCACCATGAGGCCCGAATGA